A part of Aegilops tauschii subsp. strangulata cultivar AL8/78 chromosome 2, Aet v6.0, whole genome shotgun sequence genomic DNA contains:
- the LOC109752669 gene encoding uncharacterized protein — MFFQKTPALALALALALSLRARLAALAPPAFLAAHPLHAAYALFFNRGLLALAAFFCPLLLSTALLLVVLLTAAPYVAPGRAGARCLGSTCGDAVAALCAGLRPDGGLGLVGQLCSFVLGPAGVGEVVFVGEVRHAGGASCFLLEQERGSFLSAAREEFAIELPLQSLRGEEICFLSNGEFYGEDIFNFKDEIQEKNVVCEDLKASPDSLSSSSEHCFPVPGETFMPEMEEQEKSSNKVQSVSLPERKGFSSDAVEEKRLECDPVPVSAMEAKKPERVSKPHSSISQRIRQWESGNLKSVLDEIEDNPVEICFEKESFKGVQEAMPLETESCDQKQSQNQLAQEESDRKQLPEQELVDVKEELVHSKVAEKCIVDLQAEEIASIIGETEEDPPQEQRSEDVQAEEDAQPDGQDHQEDVQEEQEHEDADGEEGPLRSTSIARRVHTRTSSESLAGAGERSPSKGKEWTRTLACKLYEERIQLKVCRDRAVAGACADDMDMLWEAYETGGGSSAVAVAGDTKLRGGGGSKARPRPRRAPTRRTSAPSGSARPCSPRSSPAPRRRAVSSAGSAPPARWGRARAG; from the coding sequence ATGTTTTTTCAGAAAACCcccgccctcgccctcgccctcgccctcgccctctcgctccgcgcccgcctcgccgccctcgccccgCCGGCGTTCCTGGCGGCGCACCCGCTGCACGCCGCCTACGCGCTCTTCTTCAACCGGGGCCTGCTCGCGCTCGCCGCCTTCTTCTGCCCGCTGCTGCTCTCCACGGCGCTCCTCCTCGTCGTGCTCCTCACCGCCGCCCCGTACGTCGCGCCGGGGCGGGCCGGGGCGCGGTGCCTCGGCAGCACCTGCggcgacgccgtcgccgcgctcTGCGCCGGGCTGCGGCCCGACGGCGGGCTCGGGCTGGTCGGCCAGCTCTGCTCCTTCGTGCTCGGCCCGGCTGGCGTCGGCGAGGTCGTGTTCGTGGGTGAGGTGCGTCACGCTGGCGGCGCTTCTTGCTTTCTTCTGGAACAGGAGAGGGGGAGCTTCTTGTCTGCCGCCCGGGAGGAGTTCGCCATTGAGCTGCCGTTGCAGAGTCTCCGTGGAGAAGAGATCTGCTTCCTGAGCAATGGGGAATTTTATGGAGAAGATATCTTCAACTTCAAGGATGAAATTCAGGAGAAAAATGTGGTCTGTGAGGATCTCAAGGCTTCTCCAGactctttatcttcttcttcagAGCATTGCTTTCCAGTTCCAGGTGAGACATTCATGCCAGAGATGGAAGAGCAAGAGAAATCCAGCAACAAAGTACAGAGTGTAAGCTTGCCAGAGAGAAAGGGATTCAGTAGTGACGCGGTTGAGGAGAAGAGGTTGGAGTGTGACCCTGTTCCTGTGTCAGCAATGGAGGCAAAGAAACCTGAGCGGGTCAGCAAGCCACATTCTTCGATTTCTCAGAGAATAAGGCAATGGGAATCTGGCAATCTGAAGAGTGTTCTCGATGAAATCGAGGATAATCCGGTGGAAATCTGTTTCGAGAAGGAATCATTCAAGGGTGTGCAGGAAGCCATGCCATTGGAGACTGAATCTTGCGACCAAAAGCAGAGTCAAAACCAGCTCGCTCAAGAAGAATCTGACCGAAAACAATTGCCAGAGCAGGAGCTTGTAGATGTCAAGGAAGAATTGGTGCACTCGAAGGTGGCGGAAAAATGCATCGTAGACCTGCAAGCTGAAGAAATCGCCTCCattatcggtgagaccgaagaaGACCCGCCGCAAGAACAGAGGAGCGAGGACGTGCAGGCCGAAGAAGATGCGCAGCCTGACGGACAAGACCATCAAGAAGATGTGCAGGAAGAGCAGGAGCACGAGGACGCGGACGGCGAGGAGGGTCCCCTGAGGTCGACGTCCATCGCGCGACGCGTGCACACGCGGACCTCGTCGGAGAGCCTCGCCGGCGCGGGCGAGCGGTCGCCGTCCAAGGGGAAGGAGTGGACGCGGACGCTGGCGTGCAAGCTGTACGAGGAGCGGATCCAGCTCAAGGTCTGCCGCGACCGCGCCGTGGCCGGGGCGTGCGCGGACGACATGGACATGCTCTGGGAGGCGTACGAGACCGGGGGCGGCAGCagcgccgtcgccgtcgccggcgaCACCAAGctccgaggcggcggcggcagcaaaGCTCGCCCTCGCCCCCGGCGCGCGCCCACCCGCCGCACCTCCGCGCCTTCTGGCTCGGCACGGCCCTGCTCGCCGCGCTCTTCTCCGGCTCCGCGGCGGCGAGCAGTATCCTCGGCGGGGTCAGCACCACCGGCGCGCTGGGGTCGTGCGCGCGCCGGCTGA